The proteins below are encoded in one region of Natronospira bacteriovora:
- the gyrA gene encoding DNA gyrase subunit A: MADIAREIANVNLEDEMRQSYLDYAMSVIVGRALPDVRDGLKPVHRRILYAQKQLGNDFNKPYKKSARVVGDVIGKYHPHGDSAVYDALVRMAQPFSMRYTLVDGQGNFGSIDGDAPAAMRYTEVRMDKIAHEMLADIDKETVDFIPNYDETEWEPGVLPARLPNLLVNGSSGIAVGMATNIPPHNLRETISACIALLQNPELDVEGLMEYLPGPDFPTAGIINGARGIHEAYRTGRGRIYIRARTEIESDEKSGKDTIVVTELPYQVNKARLLEKIAELVKDKKLEGITNLRDESDKDGMRMVIELRRGEVTDVVLNNLYQMTQMQQVFGINMVALVDGQPRLMNLKQVLEAFLRHRREVVIRRTIFDLRKARERAHVLEGLAVALANIDPVIELIKQSPGPAEAKAALVARRWAPGIVLDMLERAGAEASRPEGLGPEFGLVDGEYQLTETQAQAILDLKLHRLTGLEQDKILNEYKELLERIEDLREILNNEDRLNQVIREELEAIMEQYGDERRTEIQASHSDLSIEDLISEEDMVVTLSHTGYVKSQPLDAYRAQRRGGRGKAATQVKDEDFIDKLFIANTHDTVLCFSSAGKVYWLKVYQLPQAGRGARGKPIVNLLPLEPEERITTVLPVREYDPDHFVFMATRQGVVKKTSLEQFSRPRSNGIIAVGLKDDDALVGAAITDGGSDIMLFGTNGKAIRFKESDVRVMGRTASGVRGIRLPKGEQVVSLQIASEECQVLTATENGYGKRTPVSEYSVQGRGGQGIKSIQTSARNGGVVGAQLVYDDDEIMLISNGGTLVRTPVADISVVGRNTQGVRLIRLADGEKLVGVERIEALNGDEEAEGEEGGDGEATSEE; encoded by the coding sequence ATGGCCGATATCGCACGCGAAATTGCCAATGTGAATCTCGAAGACGAGATGCGCCAGTCCTACCTGGATTACGCCATGAGCGTGATCGTGGGGCGCGCACTCCCGGACGTTCGGGATGGTCTCAAGCCTGTCCACCGTCGCATCCTGTACGCCCAGAAGCAGCTGGGCAACGACTTCAACAAGCCCTACAAGAAATCGGCCCGTGTGGTCGGTGATGTGATCGGTAAATATCACCCACATGGTGATTCGGCGGTCTATGACGCCCTGGTGCGCATGGCGCAGCCCTTCTCCATGCGCTATACCCTGGTGGACGGTCAGGGCAACTTCGGTTCCATCGACGGTGATGCCCCGGCCGCCATGCGTTACACCGAAGTGCGCATGGACAAGATTGCCCACGAGATGCTGGCTGACATCGACAAGGAAACCGTCGATTTCATCCCCAACTATGACGAAACCGAATGGGAGCCGGGCGTACTGCCGGCCAGGCTGCCCAATCTGCTGGTCAATGGCTCATCCGGCATCGCGGTGGGCATGGCCACCAACATCCCGCCTCATAACCTGCGCGAGACCATCAGCGCCTGCATCGCGCTGTTGCAGAACCCGGAACTGGATGTGGAAGGGCTGATGGAGTACCTGCCCGGCCCGGATTTTCCCACCGCCGGGATCATCAACGGTGCCCGGGGTATTCACGAGGCCTATCGCACCGGTCGTGGGCGCATCTATATCCGCGCCCGCACGGAGATCGAAAGCGACGAGAAGAGCGGCAAGGACACCATCGTCGTCACCGAGCTGCCCTATCAGGTCAACAAGGCCCGCCTGCTGGAAAAGATCGCCGAGCTGGTCAAGGACAAGAAACTGGAAGGCATCACCAATCTGCGCGACGAGTCCGACAAGGACGGCATGCGCATGGTGATCGAACTGCGCCGGGGCGAAGTGACCGACGTGGTGCTGAACAATCTGTATCAGATGACCCAGATGCAGCAGGTGTTCGGCATCAACATGGTGGCCCTGGTGGACGGCCAGCCGCGCCTGATGAACCTCAAGCAGGTGCTGGAAGCCTTCCTGCGTCATCGCCGGGAAGTGGTCATCCGCCGTACCATCTTCGATCTGCGCAAGGCGCGTGAACGCGCCCATGTGCTGGAAGGCCTGGCGGTGGCCCTGGCCAATATCGACCCGGTCATCGAATTGATCAAGCAATCCCCCGGTCCGGCCGAGGCCAAGGCCGCACTGGTGGCCCGTCGCTGGGCGCCGGGGATTGTGCTGGACATGCTTGAACGCGCCGGTGCCGAAGCCTCTAGGCCGGAAGGGCTGGGCCCCGAGTTCGGTCTGGTGGATGGCGAGTACCAGCTCACCGAGACCCAGGCCCAGGCCATCCTGGACCTCAAGCTGCATCGCCTGACCGGGCTTGAACAGGATAAGATCCTCAATGAATACAAGGAATTGCTGGAACGTATTGAGGATCTGCGTGAAATACTGAACAACGAAGACCGCCTGAACCAGGTCATCCGCGAAGAGCTGGAAGCGATCATGGAGCAGTACGGTGACGAGCGCCGTACCGAGATCCAGGCCAGTCACAGCGACCTGTCCATCGAAGACCTGATTTCCGAAGAGGACATGGTGGTGACCCTGTCCCACACCGGCTACGTCAAGTCCCAGCCCCTGGATGCCTACCGGGCCCAGCGACGGGGCGGGCGCGGCAAGGCGGCGACCCAGGTCAAGGACGAGGACTTCATCGACAAGCTCTTCATCGCCAATACCCATGACACGGTGCTGTGCTTCTCCAGTGCCGGCAAGGTGTACTGGCTGAAGGTCTACCAGCTTCCCCAGGCGGGACGTGGCGCCCGCGGCAAACCCATCGTCAATCTCCTGCCGCTGGAGCCGGAGGAGCGCATCACCACGGTGCTGCCGGTGCGCGAATACGATCCGGATCACTTCGTCTTCATGGCCACCCGTCAGGGTGTGGTGAAGAAGACCTCCCTGGAGCAGTTTTCCCGGCCCCGCAGCAACGGCATCATTGCCGTTGGCCTGAAGGACGACGATGCCCTGGTGGGCGCGGCCATTACCGATGGCGGTTCGGACATCATGCTGTTCGGCACCAATGGCAAGGCCATCCGCTTCAAGGAATCGGATGTGCGCGTCATGGGCCGCACCGCCTCGGGCGTGCGCGGCATTCGCCTGCCCAAGGGCGAGCAGGTGGTCAGCCTGCAGATCGCCAGCGAGGAATGTCAGGTGCTCACCGCCACCGAGAACGGTTACGGCAAGCGCACGCCCGTGAGTGAGTACTCCGTGCAGGGTCGCGGTGGTCAGGGCATCAAGTCCATTCAGACCTCGGCCCGCAATGGCGGCGTGGTCGGTGCCCAGCTGGTGTATGACGACGATGAGATCATGCTGATCAGCAACGGCGGTACTCTGGTGCGGACCCCGGTGGCGGACATTTCCGTGGTCGGTCGCAACACCCAGGGCGTGCGCCTCATTCGTCTGGCGGACGGCGAGAAGCTGGTGGGGGTCGAGCGAATCGAAGCCCTCAACGGTGACGAGGAAGCCGAAGGCGAAGAGGGTGGCGACGGCGAAGCCACCTCGGAGGAATAA
- the serC gene encoding 3-phosphoserine/phosphohydroxythreonine transaminase, protein MKRAWNFSAGPAMLPEAVLQRIASELLDTNGSGMSAMEMSHRGKEFLAIAEQAEADLRELMAIPDDYRVLFLQGGATALFATLPMNLANGSGRADYVRSGHWSDKAIREASRFCKVNVAADCEGNGFSRVPAADEYRFDPEADYVHITPNETIHGLRFPELPSVEAPLLADYSSSILSEPVNVRDYGLIYAGAQKNIGPAGLCIVIVREDQLQGAREGTPSLMDLQAQAKAGSMLNTPPTFAWYVAGLVFQWLKAEGGLTVMAERNGEKAALLYGAIDASDFYSNPVAAECRSRMNVPFFLADPALEDTFKAEAKQAGLLTLGGHRALGGLRASIYNAMPKEGVQALVDFMSDFERRYG, encoded by the coding sequence ATGAAGCGTGCATGGAATTTCAGTGCCGGCCCGGCCATGTTGCCGGAGGCCGTGTTGCAGCGCATTGCCAGTGAGCTGCTGGATACCAACGGCAGCGGCATGTCCGCCATGGAAATGAGTCACCGGGGAAAGGAGTTTCTCGCCATCGCCGAACAGGCCGAGGCGGATCTGCGTGAGCTGATGGCCATCCCCGACGATTACCGGGTGCTGTTCCTGCAGGGCGGGGCTACCGCCCTGTTTGCCACCCTGCCGATGAACCTGGCCAATGGCAGCGGGCGGGCCGATTACGTGCGCTCGGGGCACTGGTCGGACAAGGCGATCCGGGAAGCCAGTCGCTTCTGTAAGGTCAACGTGGCGGCAGACTGCGAGGGCAATGGCTTCAGTCGTGTGCCGGCGGCCGATGAATACCGCTTCGACCCGGAGGCCGACTACGTCCACATTACCCCCAACGAGACCATCCACGGCCTGCGTTTTCCCGAGCTGCCCTCGGTGGAGGCGCCGCTGCTGGCCGATTATTCCTCCTCCATTCTGTCCGAGCCCGTGAATGTGCGTGACTATGGCCTCATCTATGCCGGGGCCCAGAAGAACATCGGCCCGGCGGGGCTGTGCATTGTCATTGTCCGTGAAGACCAGTTGCAGGGTGCGCGGGAAGGCACGCCGTCGCTGATGGATCTGCAGGCCCAGGCAAAGGCCGGCTCCATGCTCAACACGCCGCCCACCTTTGCCTGGTACGTGGCCGGCCTGGTCTTCCAGTGGCTGAAGGCGGAGGGTGGTCTGACTGTCATGGCCGAGCGCAATGGTGAAAAGGCGGCCCTGCTGTATGGCGCCATTGATGCCTCGGATTTCTATTCCAACCCGGTAGCGGCCGAATGCCGTTCACGGATGAATGTGCCGTTCTTCCTCGCCGACCCGGCGCTGGAAGACACCTTCAAGGCGGAAGCCAAACAGGCCGGCCTGCTGACCCTCGGCGGCCACCGCGCCCTGGGCGGCCTGCGCGCCAGCATCTACAACGCCATGCCCAAGGAGGGCGTCCAGGCCCTGGTGGACTTCATGAGCGACTTCGAACGTCGTTATGGTTGA
- a CDS encoding phosphoglycerate dehydrogenase, with the protein MVFRIRTYNNIAEAGLEAFPRSQYEVGASIEQPDGILVRSANLHQEPLPETVQAIARAGAGVNNIPVEKLSEQGIPVFNAPGANANAVKELVLAGLFMGFRHIAPALAFVAELSGEGETFEKAVEAGKKRFVGRELPGRRLGVVGLGAIGGQVANAARALGMEVVGYDPGITVEHAWRLASDIRQARSLDELLAECDVVSLHVPLIEATRELINERRIAVMPDSALLLNFARDGLVRRSAVLAALAEGRLGAYVTDFPHPELQGQPGVVALPHLGASTGEAEANSAVLAVQNLREFLEHGNIRNSVNFPDVVMPRTDGGRLAVANANVPNMVGQVGTTLAEAGLNIVDLLNRSRGELAYTLIDVDGEVAPDIAGRILAIDGVLKVRSIPPVSGRG; encoded by the coding sequence ATGGTTTTCAGGATTCGCACCTACAACAACATCGCCGAGGCGGGCCTGGAGGCGTTTCCGCGCAGTCAGTATGAGGTGGGCGCCAGTATCGAGCAGCCGGACGGGATTCTGGTGCGCTCCGCCAATCTGCATCAGGAGCCTTTGCCGGAGACGGTGCAGGCGATTGCCCGGGCCGGGGCAGGGGTGAACAACATCCCGGTGGAGAAACTCTCTGAGCAGGGCATTCCCGTATTCAATGCGCCGGGGGCCAATGCCAATGCCGTCAAGGAGCTGGTGCTGGCGGGGCTGTTCATGGGCTTTCGGCACATCGCCCCCGCACTGGCGTTCGTGGCGGAGCTGAGCGGCGAGGGCGAGACCTTCGAAAAGGCGGTGGAGGCCGGCAAGAAGCGATTCGTCGGGCGTGAACTGCCCGGGCGCCGTCTGGGTGTGGTCGGTCTGGGGGCGATCGGCGGGCAGGTGGCCAATGCGGCCCGAGCCCTGGGCATGGAGGTGGTGGGCTACGATCCCGGCATTACCGTGGAGCACGCCTGGCGGCTGGCCTCGGATATTCGTCAGGCGCGCAGCCTGGATGAGCTACTGGCGGAATGCGATGTGGTCAGCCTGCATGTGCCGCTGATCGAGGCGACCCGCGAGCTGATCAATGAACGGCGCATTGCCGTGATGCCGGACTCGGCTCTCTTGCTGAACTTCGCCCGTGACGGTCTGGTGCGGCGCTCGGCCGTGCTGGCGGCCCTGGCGGAAGGGCGGCTGGGGGCCTATGTCACCGACTTTCCCCACCCGGAGCTTCAGGGCCAGCCAGGGGTGGTGGCCCTGCCGCATCTGGGGGCTTCCACCGGGGAGGCGGAGGCCAATTCGGCGGTTCTGGCGGTCCAGAACCTGCGAGAATTTCTCGAGCACGGTAACATACGCAATTCCGTGAATTTTCCGGATGTCGTCATGCCCCGCACCGACGGGGGGCGGCTGGCGGTGGCCAATGCCAATGTGCCCAATATGGTGGGGCAGGTGGGCACCACCCTGGCCGAGGCCGGGCTCAATATCGTGGATCTGCTCAATCGATCCCGGGGCGAGCTGGCCTATACCCTGATCGATGTGGATGGTGAAGTGGCGCCCGATATCGCCGGGCGCATACTGGCCATTGATGGCGTCCTGAAAGTCCGAAGCATTCCGCCGGTCTCCGGGCGGGGCTGA
- the hisC gene encoding histidinol-phosphate transaminase, which produces MAKRFLEQALPGVQSLKPYEPGKPISELQRELGLDDIVKLASNENPLGPSPKAQAAIRDAVGDLALYPDGNGFDLKRALCEKHGVDASQITLGTGSDHILELIARVFLGPGRNVVFSKYAFAIYAIVSQAAGAELRVASALPEDHADMPYGHDLEAMAAEIDENTRVVFIANPNNPTGTWLDRARLEAFLKRVPSDCLVVLDEAYFEYVEEADYPDGQSLLASYPNLLVMRTFSKAYGLAGIRVGYALASAEITDLLNRVRLAFHPNSLAQVAATAALADEDHIRQSVDMNREELAKMQSGLRERGFTTIPSVCNFVTVDTGRPAREVFQALLKQGVIVRPVDAYGLPTHIRVSVGLPRENERFFQAFDAVMGVSA; this is translated from the coding sequence ATGGCCAAGCGTTTTCTGGAGCAGGCCCTGCCGGGTGTGCAGAGCCTCAAGCCCTATGAGCCGGGCAAACCCATCAGTGAACTTCAGCGAGAGCTGGGGCTGGATGACATCGTCAAGCTGGCGTCCAATGAAAACCCCCTTGGACCCAGCCCCAAGGCCCAGGCCGCCATTCGCGACGCCGTGGGCGATCTCGCCCTGTACCCGGACGGCAACGGTTTCGATCTCAAGCGTGCCCTGTGTGAGAAGCATGGCGTCGACGCCAGTCAGATCACCCTGGGTACCGGCTCCGACCATATCCTCGAGCTGATTGCGCGGGTTTTCCTCGGGCCGGGCCGCAATGTGGTGTTCTCGAAGTACGCCTTTGCCATCTATGCCATCGTTTCCCAGGCCGCCGGCGCCGAGCTGCGCGTGGCATCGGCCCTGCCGGAAGACCACGCCGACATGCCCTATGGGCATGACCTGGAGGCCATGGCCGCCGAGATTGACGAGAACACCCGGGTGGTGTTCATCGCCAACCCGAACAACCCCACGGGCACCTGGCTGGATCGCGCCCGCCTCGAGGCCTTCCTGAAGCGGGTGCCTTCGGACTGTCTGGTGGTGCTGGATGAGGCCTATTTCGAATACGTGGAAGAAGCCGACTACCCGGATGGGCAGAGCCTGCTGGCCAGCTATCCCAACCTGCTGGTCATGCGGACCTTCTCCAAGGCCTATGGCCTGGCCGGCATCCGTGTGGGTTACGCCCTGGCCAGTGCCGAGATCACCGACCTGCTCAATCGGGTGCGACTGGCCTTCCACCCCAACAGCCTGGCCCAGGTGGCAGCCACCGCGGCCCTCGCGGATGAGGATCATATCCGTCAGTCCGTGGACATGAACCGCGAAGAGTTGGCCAAGATGCAGTCGGGCCTGCGTGAGCGGGGCTTCACCACCATTCCCTCGGTCTGCAACTTCGTCACCGTGGATACCGGACGCCCGGCCCGCGAGGTTTTTCAGGCCCTGCTCAAGCAGGGGGTCATCGTGCGGCCGGTGGACGCCTACGGTCTGCCGACCCATATCCGGGTGTCGGTTGGTCTGCCGCGCGAAAACGAGCGCTTCTTCCAGGCCTTTGACGCGGTCATGGGCGTCAGCGCCTGA
- the aroA gene encoding 3-phosphoshikimate 1-carboxyvinyltransferase produces MDAAPFLPEGGEPVLSVPGDKSISHRALMFLAVSAAGGRIDGLLESADCLATLQALRTLGAEIRALGHGAYQVSGGGLRNPSTPLDLGNSGTGLRLLAGLLAGQGIAAVLDGDASLRGRPMGRIVTPLRTMGAVIEDSEGCPPLRLHGGGRLQGIDYTLPVASAQVKSAILLAGLNADGDTVVREQAPSRDHTERMLAGLGADIEFGEGRVRLRPGALRGGDVAVPGDLSSAAFFLAAAAASPGRRLCLRAVGINPSRDGILRLLRRMGAAIRLENERLAGGEPVADIHVLGSRLSGIQVGAEDVALAIDEIPALMIAATAAQGETVIRGAEELRVKESDRITALCEGLQGLGCAVEEWPDGLRLSGPPRHGARIDSHGDHRIAMSFALLAGQLPDGQSIIIEDVDNVSTSFPNFVEKADQIGVRIKEL; encoded by the coding sequence ATCGATGCCGCCCCCTTCCTGCCGGAAGGGGGCGAGCCCGTGCTCAGCGTGCCGGGGGACAAGTCCATTTCCCACCGGGCCCTGATGTTTCTGGCGGTGTCTGCCGCCGGTGGGCGCATCGACGGTCTGCTGGAATCAGCCGATTGCCTGGCCACCCTGCAGGCCCTGCGAACCCTTGGCGCCGAGATTCGTGCCCTTGGGCACGGGGCCTATCAGGTCAGTGGCGGTGGCCTGCGCAACCCCTCCACCCCACTGGATCTGGGCAACTCGGGCACCGGTCTGAGGCTGCTGGCCGGGCTGCTGGCCGGGCAGGGCATTGCCGCCGTGCTGGATGGCGATGCCTCCCTGCGGGGCCGGCCCATGGGCCGCATCGTCACGCCCCTGCGGACCATGGGGGCGGTGATCGAGGACAGCGAGGGCTGTCCCCCCCTGCGTCTGCATGGCGGGGGGCGGCTCCAGGGTATTGATTACACCTTGCCGGTGGCCAGCGCACAGGTGAAATCGGCCATCCTGCTGGCCGGCCTCAATGCCGACGGTGACACCGTGGTGCGTGAACAGGCCCCCAGCCGTGATCACACTGAACGCATGCTGGCTGGCCTGGGCGCGGACATCGAGTTCGGCGAGGGGCGGGTTCGCCTGCGTCCAGGGGCTCTGCGCGGTGGTGACGTGGCGGTGCCGGGGGATCTTTCCTCGGCGGCCTTCTTTCTCGCGGCCGCCGCGGCCAGCCCGGGCCGGCGGCTGTGTCTGCGGGCCGTTGGCATCAATCCAAGCCGGGACGGCATCCTGCGGCTACTTCGACGCATGGGGGCGGCTATTCGCCTGGAGAACGAGCGGCTGGCGGGTGGCGAGCCCGTGGCCGATATTCATGTGCTGGGGAGCCGTCTGAGCGGCATTCAGGTGGGAGCAGAGGACGTGGCCCTGGCCATCGACGAGATTCCCGCCCTGATGATCGCGGCCACCGCCGCCCAAGGCGAGACCGTCATCCGTGGCGCCGAGGAGCTGCGGGTCAAGGAAAGCGACCGCATCACCGCCCTGTGTGAGGGTCTGCAGGGCCTTGGCTGTGCGGTCGAAGAATGGCCGGATGGCCTGCGCCTGTCCGGGCCGCCGCGCCACGGCGCGCGGATCGACAGCCATGGTGACCATCGCATTGCCATGAGTTTCGCCCTGCTGGCCGGCCAGTTGCCGGATGGTCAATCCATTATCATCGAAGATGTCGATAACGTGTCGACATCGTTCCCTAATTTCGTCGAAAAAGCCGATCAGATCGGTGTCAGGATCAAGGAGCTGTAA
- the cmk gene encoding (d)CMP kinase: MATQTSIPVITIDGPSGVGKGTTARLVAERLGWHLLDSGALYRVLAHAAMENDVPLDAEAHLGQMAERLGVRFEGEKVLLEGRDVSGQIRTEACGGVASQVAALPAVRAGLLRLQKDFRQPPGLVADGRDMGTEVFPDAQVKVFLTATPAERARRRHKQLKEKGIDANVSELESAIAERDRRDAERKASPLKPADDAVEIDTTDKSIPVVLDLVLSLVEEKTGHRPA, encoded by the coding sequence ATGGCGACCCAGACTTCCATTCCGGTCATCACCATTGATGGTCCCAGCGGTGTCGGCAAGGGTACTACTGCCCGATTGGTGGCCGAGCGCCTGGGTTGGCACCTGCTGGACAGTGGCGCCCTGTATCGGGTTCTGGCTCATGCGGCCATGGAAAATGACGTACCCCTGGATGCCGAAGCCCACCTGGGTCAGATGGCGGAACGGCTGGGCGTGCGTTTCGAGGGCGAGAAAGTGCTGCTGGAAGGCCGTGATGTGAGCGGGCAGATTCGCACCGAGGCCTGTGGTGGCGTGGCCTCCCAGGTGGCGGCGTTGCCGGCGGTACGGGCCGGACTGCTGCGCCTGCAGAAGGATTTCCGCCAGCCCCCCGGCCTGGTGGCCGACGGCCGGGATATGGGGACCGAGGTGTTCCCGGATGCCCAGGTCAAGGTCTTTCTCACTGCCACCCCGGCGGAAAGGGCCCGAAGACGCCATAAGCAGTTGAAGGAAAAAGGGATTGATGCTAATGTCAGCGAGCTTGAATCGGCCATTGCCGAGCGGGATCGGCGCGATGCGGAAAGAAAGGCGTCGCCGCTGAAGCCGGCCGACGATGCCGTGGAGATCGACACCACCGATAAATCCATTCCGGTGGTGCTGGATCTCGTTTTGTCATTGGTTGAAGAAAAGACGGGTCACCGGCCGGCCTGA
- the rpsA gene encoding 30S ribosomal protein S1, giving the protein MPGRAQEDKHMSESFAELFEQSIAAEQMQPGSIIHAKVVEIRDDFVIVNAGLKSEGVIPAHQFKNENGELEVQEGDEVEVALDAVEDGFGETRLSREKAKRARTWTKLEGAYEAGEIVHGHLSGKVKGGFTVDLDNIRAFLPGSLVDVRPVRDPTYLEGKELEFKVIKLDRRRNNVVVSRRAVVEEEYKEERDKLLEELQEGLVSKGIVKNLTDYGAFVDLGGIDGLLHITDMAWRRVSHPSEVVNVGDEIDVKVLKFDRERMRVSLGLKQLGEDPWVQIAHRYPEGARITGKVTNLADYGAFVEIEEGVEGLVHVSEMDWTNKNINPGKVVQVGDDVEVMVLDIDEERRRISLGMKQCKPNPWDEFAATHNKGDKISGKIKSITDFGIFVGLEGGIDGLVHLSDISWDQSGEDIIRDFKKGDEVEAVVLSVDPERERISLGIKQMDKDPMGAFLADYPKGSMIKGTVREVDAKGAIVDLPEEQEGYLRASELSREKVEDARSVLKEGEEIEARIVGVDRKTRVISLSVKAKDEQEERKAVKQYSDSSQGSGGTTSLGDLLKEQLENK; this is encoded by the coding sequence ATGCCCGGAAGGGCACAGGAAGATAAACACATGTCTGAAAGTTTTGCTGAGTTGTTTGAACAGAGCATCGCCGCAGAGCAGATGCAGCCCGGTTCCATCATCCACGCCAAGGTGGTGGAGATTCGCGACGATTTCGTCATCGTCAATGCGGGCCTGAAGTCCGAAGGCGTGATTCCCGCCCACCAGTTCAAGAACGAAAACGGTGAACTGGAAGTCCAGGAAGGCGACGAAGTCGAAGTGGCCCTGGACGCCGTCGAAGACGGCTTTGGCGAGACCCGCCTTTCCCGCGAGAAGGCCAAGCGTGCCCGCACCTGGACCAAGCTTGAGGGTGCCTACGAGGCCGGCGAAATCGTGCACGGCCACCTCAGTGGCAAGGTCAAGGGCGGCTTCACCGTCGACCTGGACAACATCCGTGCCTTCCTCCCCGGTTCCCTGGTGGATGTGCGCCCCGTGCGCGATCCCACCTACCTCGAGGGCAAGGAACTCGAATTCAAGGTCATCAAGCTGGACCGTCGCCGCAACAACGTGGTGGTCTCCCGCCGTGCCGTGGTCGAGGAAGAGTACAAGGAAGAGCGCGACAAGCTGCTGGAAGAGCTGCAGGAAGGCCTGGTCTCCAAGGGTATCGTGAAGAACCTGACGGATTACGGTGCCTTCGTGGACCTGGGCGGCATCGACGGCCTGCTGCACATTACCGACATGGCCTGGCGTCGTGTCAGCCACCCCTCCGAGGTGGTGAATGTGGGCGACGAGATCGACGTCAAGGTGCTCAAGTTCGACCGCGAGCGCATGCGCGTTTCCCTGGGTCTCAAACAGCTCGGCGAGGATCCGTGGGTGCAGATTGCCCATCGTTATCCGGAAGGCGCCCGTATCACCGGCAAGGTCACCAACCTGGCGGATTACGGTGCCTTCGTTGAGATCGAAGAAGGTGTTGAAGGTCTGGTCCACGTGTCCGAAATGGACTGGACCAACAAGAACATCAACCCCGGCAAGGTTGTCCAGGTGGGCGACGATGTCGAAGTCATGGTGCTGGATATCGACGAAGAGCGTCGCCGCATCTCCCTCGGCATGAAGCAGTGCAAGCCCAACCCCTGGGACGAGTTTGCCGCCACCCACAACAAGGGCGACAAGATCTCCGGCAAGATCAAGTCCATCACGGACTTTGGTATCTTCGTCGGTCTGGAAGGTGGCATCGATGGTCTGGTGCACCTGTCCGACATCTCCTGGGATCAGTCCGGCGAAGACATCATCCGCGACTTCAAGAAGGGTGACGAAGTCGAGGCCGTGGTGCTGTCCGTGGATCCCGAGCGTGAGCGCATCTCCCTGGGTATCAAGCAGATGGACAAGGACCCCATGGGTGCTTTCCTGGCCGATTACCCCAAGGGCAGCATGATCAAGGGCACCGTCCGCGAAGTGGACGCCAAGGGTGCCATCGTGGATCTGCCGGAAGAGCAGGAAGGTTATCTGCGTGCTTCCGAGCTGTCTCGCGAGAAGGTCGAGGATGCCCGCAGCGTGCTCAAGGAAGGCGAAGAGATCGAGGCCCGCATTGTCGGCGTGGACCGCAAGACCCGCGTCATCAGCCTGTCCGTCAAGGCCAAGGATGAGCAGGAAGAGCGCAAGGCGGTCAAGCAGTACTCCGACAGCAGCCAGGGCAGTGGTGGTACCACCAGCCTTGGTGACCTGCTGAAGGAACAGCTCGAGAACAAGTGA
- a CDS encoding integration host factor subunit beta, producing the protein MTKSELIEVLSNRLQHLPAKDVELAVKTILEQMSNSLSNGRRIEIRGFGSFSLHYRPPRMGRNPKTGESVALSGKHVPHFKPGKDLRERVNDGFQEELARAEEA; encoded by the coding sequence ATCACCAAGTCCGAGCTGATCGAGGTTCTCTCGAACCGATTGCAGCATCTGCCCGCCAAGGATGTGGAGCTGGCGGTCAAGACCATCCTGGAACAGATGAGCAATTCCCTCTCCAACGGGCGGCGAATCGAGATTCGCGGCTTTGGCAGCTTTTCCCTCCATTACCGTCCACCGCGCATGGGCCGGAACCCCAAGACCGGGGAGTCCGTGGCTCTGTCCGGAAAGCATGTTCCTCACTTCAAGCCCGGCAAGGATCTGCGTGAGCGGGTCAATGATGGCTTTCAGGAAGAGCTGGCGCGCGCCGAAGAAGCCTGA
- a CDS encoding LapA family protein, producing MRYVRLALLVIFMLVAIILTWVNTASVELHYLLGSVSLPLPIALWAAVVIGVLSGFLAAFGMVMKMRSENARLRRAIRLAETEVNNLRSLPIKDGR from the coding sequence ATGCGTTATGTTCGACTCGCCCTGCTTGTGATCTTCATGCTGGTCGCCATTATCCTGACCTGGGTGAATACCGCTTCGGTCGAACTGCATTACCTACTCGGCAGCGTCAGCCTGCCATTGCCCATTGCCCTTTGGGCCGCCGTCGTGATCGGTGTCCTGTCGGGTTTTCTTGCTGCCTTCGGCATGGTCATGAAGATGCGCTCGGAAAATGCCCGACTGCGGCGTGCCATCCGTCTGGCGGAAACGGAAGTCAACAATCTCCGGAGCCTTCCGATCAAGGATGGACGCTGA